TCTGACCCGCACAAGGGCAAGCCCGTCGCGCTCGAAGGCGACCTGAGCGCCGAGGGCATGCGCTTTGCCATCGTTGTCGCCCGCTGGAACGCCGTCATCACCGACCGCCTTCTGCAGGGCTCGCTCGACGCGCTCTACCGCAGCGGCGCAAAGCGCTCTGACGTCGAAATCGTCCGCGTGCCCGGCGCATGGGAGATTCCCTCCGCCGCCCGCAAGCTGGCCGAAAGCGGCAAATTCCACGCCATCGTCACGCTCGGCGTGCTGCTGCGCGGCGAGACCGCGCACTACGAAGCCATCTACAACGAAGTTTCGCGCGGCATCGGCCAGTCCCAGCAGGAGACCGGCATCCCCCACGCTTTCGGCGTGCTCACCTGCGAAACCCTGGAGCAGGCTCTCGACCGCGCCGGTCTCAAGGCCGGCAACAAGGGCTTTGAGGCGGCGGCGGCGGCTATCGAGATGGTCTCCATCCACCGCAAAATCACGGAGAAGCACGCATGACCACCACCGGCAAGCGCCGCAAATCCCGTGAACTCGCCATGCAGATGCTCTTCCAGGCCGACGTCGGCAAGCAGACCCCCGACGACGTGCGCAAAACCTTCTGGGAGGCGCGCGAAGAAGTCGAACCCGACACGCGCGGATTCGCCGAAGATCTCTTTCGCGTCGCCATGAACCGCGAAGAGGAGATTGACACGCTCATCGAGCAGCACTCCGCCAACTGGAAGCTCAGCCGCATGGCCGCCGTCGATCGCAACGTGCTCCGCATGGCCATCGCCGAGCTGCTCGGCTTTCCCGGCACGCCCGCGCCCATCATCATCAATGAAGCGCTCGAAATCGCGCGCCGCTACTCCGCCCCCGAGTCGGTCAACTTCCTCAATGGCGTCCTCGACGCCATCTCGCGCCAGCGCTACGAAACCTCCAAAAAGAAGTAGCGCCCGCTACCAGTTGCCAGTTGTCAGTCGTTAGTTGTCAGTCGTTAGTGGTTAGTCGTCAGTTGTCGGCTGTCGGACGTCGGCGTCGGGTGCCCCAGGTCCGTCCGTTCGGACCTGGGATGAGCCAAGCCACACACCTCCCCCGGCCGCAGACTGGCCGCCGTCTGACCCGGCATCTCCCCGTCCCGCAGACTGGCTGACTTGCTAACTCGCTAACTCGCTGACCCGCTGACGGCTGGCCGCCTCACCCCTGATCGCCTCACACACCTGACCATTTGCTACACTCTCCCGTTCGGGAGAATTACCGCATGCCCTACGAAACGCTGCTGCTCGAAGTTCAGGATTCCATCGCTACCCTCACGCTCAACCGTCCCAAGGTGCTCAATGCGCTCAATGATCAGCTCTTTCGCGAGCTGGACGCGGCCCTCGACGCGCTCGCCGCTGACGATGCCGTGCGCGTGGTGATCCTCACCGGCTCAGGCGAGAAGGCCTTCGCGGCAGGAGCCGACATTCAGGAGCTCGCCAGCGTCAGCGCCGAAGAAGGCCGTCAGCTCGCGGCACGCGGCCAGCGCGTCATGGGCAAGATGGAGCGGCTCGGCAAGCCCGTCATTGCCTGCATCAACGGCTTCGCTCTCGGCGGTGGCTGCGAGCTGGCCATGGCCTGCACCTTCCGCATCGCCGGTGAAACCGCCCGTCTGGGCCAGCCCGAGGTCAAGCTCGGCCTTATCCCCGGCTACGGAGGCTCGCAGCGGCTGCCCCGCCTTATCGGCCAGGGCGCGGCTCTGAAGCTGCTGCTTTCCGGAGAAATGATCTCCGCCGCTGAGGCATTGCGGCTCGGGCTGGTCGAAGAAGTGGTGCCCGCGGCCGAACTGATGCCGCGCGCCCGCCAACTCGCCGCGCTGATCGCCGGCATGGCCCCGGTGGCCCTCCGGCACTGCCTCGCGGCCGTGCATGACGGTGCCGAGCTACCGCTTGATCGTGCGCTGGCGCTCGAGGCCTCACTCTTTGGCCTCTGCTGCGCCACGGCGGACAAGGCCGAGGGCACGGCGGCATTTCTTGAGAAGCGCGCGCCTCGCTGGTCCGGGCACTAGATAGGGGCGCTCCAGCAAGGCGGTAGCTTCAAAGGTTACTGCCGTTCTCTCATCGAGCGGCCCGCCTCCTGCTATCCTGCTGTTGTGTCTGAGCTACGGATGCGGAGTGGACCACTCGCCGGGACCCTGTGTGCATGGGGTCTTGCTGTGCTTGCACTCTCACTGACCGCATGCTCTCCGGCCAGGCCGGCCAATCCACAGGCCGCCGCCGCTGTGCAGGCAGCCCGCCAGCAACGCATCGCCGAGCAGCAGGCCGAGACGGCTTACAGTCAGGATCTTGACCAGATTCCGCCACCCGCCAAGAGCCGCTACATGCAGATTCACAAGCTCAAAAGCTGGAGCAACCCCTTTCTCATGATTGGCACTCACACCTTGAGTCTGCGGGTGGCCGCGTCCACCAGTACGCCTAGCGCTCCCGGCCGCATGCTTCGCTCCCGCGCGCCCAAATGGCGCACCGCGCAACTGCAGCTCGCTGACCTGCCCGAGGCGCTGGCGGCCTTGCCGGAAGAGAATTGGCCCTATGGCCGCGTCATCGCGGTGGAGGACGACCCCTCCGCCACCCGTCGGCAGCGCGTGCAGGTGCGCCGCAATGAAGAGGCGACGCTCAAAGTGCTCAATGACATGGGTGTAGTGGTGTATGAGTGGCCCGGCAACGGCCCGGCGCTCTGAGCACGCCGCCGCGCCAGCCCAGCCTTCGCGTGGCCGCAGTGAGGAGCCGATGAACACTTCCTTTCCCATCCTGCAATCAATGCCTTCCGCCCCGGCCTTTGAAGCCGCACGCGAGCTCGAAGCCCGCCTGCGCGCCGTCGTGCGTGGCGGCGTGCGCTTCGATGCGACCGCGCGGGCGCTCTACGCCACTGACTCCTCCAACTATCGCCAGGTGCCCATCGGTGTCGTCACGCCCAAAGACGAAGAGGATGTGATCGCAGCCGTCGCCGCCTGCCGTTCGCTGGGCGCGCCGGTGCTGGCGCGCGGCGGCGGCACCAGCCTCGCGGGCCAGACCTGCAACACCGCGGTGGTCTTCGATTTCTCGCAGTTCATGCGGAACATCCGCACGCTCGACCCCTCCCGTCGCCGTGCCGTCGTGGAACCGGGCATCGTGCTCGACCGCGTGCGCGAAGCCGCCGAGCAGCATGGGCTCACCTTTGCGCCCGACCCGGCCACGCACAGCCGCTGCACTCTGGGCGGCATGATCGGCAACAACTCCTGCGGCACGCATGCGCTCATGGGCGGCAAGACGGTCGACAATATCCGCTCGCTCGACGTTCTACTTTATGACGGCACGCGCCTGACTGTGGGCCAAACTACAGAGGACGAGTACGCCGCCATCCTCGCGCGCGGCGGCCGCGCCGCCGATTTGTATCGCGGACTGCGACAGATTCGCGACCGCTACCAGGACGAGATTCGGCGGCGTTTTCCACGCATTCCACGCCGCGTCTCCGGCTACAACCTCGACGAGCTGCTGCCTGAGAACGGCTTCCATGTGGCGCGTGCGCTGGTGGGCAGCGAGGGCACGCTGGTCACCGTGCTGCGCGCGGAGCTTGACCTGGTGCACAGCCCGGCCTGCCGCCGTCTGGTGGTACTGGGCTTTTCCGATGCATTTGTGGCTGCCGATGCCGTGCCCGCCATTCTGGAACACCACCCCATCGGCCTTGAAGGATTTGATGACACCCTGCTCGACGGCATGCGCCGCAAGCAGCTCGCCGAGGCCGAGCGCAGCATGCTGCCCGAGGGCAGCGCCTTTCTGCTGGTGGAGTTTGGCGCTGACAGCGACGCCGATGCCGACCACAAGGCGGAGGACTTTCTCCACGCCGCAAAGCAACTCCCGCATGCCCAGGGAGCCGCAAAGTTCTCCGGCGAGGATGCCGCGGGAATCTGGCGCGTGCGCGAGTCCGCGCTCGGCGCCACGGTCTTCATCCCCGGCAAGCCACACCAGTGGGAAGGCTGGGAAGACGCCGCCGTTCCGCCCGAGCGGCTGGGCGAATACCTGCGCAAGCTCTTTGCCCTGATGCGCCACTATGACTATCACAGCCCCGTCTACGGCCACTTCGGGCAGGGCTGCGTACACATGCGCATGAACTTTGACTTCGAGAGCGAAGCAGGCGTTCGCAACTATCGTGCATTCATCGATCAGGCGGCCGATCTGGTGGTAGCGATGGGCGGCTCGCTCTCGGGCGAGCACGGCGATGGGCAGGCGCGCTCCTCGCTGCTGCCCAAAATGTTCGGCGCAGAAATCATGCAGGCCTTTCGTGAGTTCAAGCAGCTCTGGGACCCCGGCAATCGTATGAATCCGGGCAAGCTGATCTCAGCCGAAGGCGAAATCTATACCCCCACCGACAATCTGCGTGTGGGGCCCGGCTACGAGGCCGCCACGCCTCAGACCTACTTTGCGTTGGAACGCGATCATGGATCTCTGGGCGAGGCCACGCTGCGCTGCGTGGGCGTGGGCGCCTGCCGCAAGGCTGATCACGGCACCATGTGCCCAAGCTACATGGCCACGCAAGAGGAGCAGCACTCCACGCGCGGCCGCGCCCATCTGCTGTGGGAGATGCTGCAGGGCGACGTGTTGCCGAAGTCCTGGCACAACGAGGGCGTCAAAGAGGCGCTCGATCTTTGCCTCTCCTGCAAGGCCTGCAAGAGCGAGTGCCCGGTCAGCGTGGACATGGCCACGTGGAAGGCGGAGTTCCTCGCGCACTACTACGAGCATCAGCCGCGCGAGCTGCGCCAGTACCTCTTCGGCTTCATGGATCGTTGGGCGCAGCTTGCCTCCGTAGTGCCGGGCATTTCGCAGCGCGCCGCCAATCTTCCGTTGAAGACGCCGCTGGTCTCCGGCGCCATCAAACGGCTGACCGGCGTGGCCGCGCAGCGGAATCTGCCGCAATTTGCCCCGCGCACTTTTCAGCAGCAATGGCACCGCGCGCAACGCCCGGGGCAGCAGCTTTCCAATGCCGTCCTGCTGTGGCCCGATACCTGGAACAACTACTATCACCCGCAATCGCTCAACTCAGCCGCGCAGGTGCTTGAGGTTGCCGGATACGCCGCCGAGGTTCCGCGCCGGCACGTCTGCTGCGGCCGCCCGCTCTACGACTTTGGATTTCTGGATGCGGCGCGCGAATACCTGCGCCGCATTCTGCATCAGTTCTCGCGCTCGATCGACGCCGGGCAGCCCATCATCTTTCTTGAGCCAAGCTGCGCCAGCGTCTTTCGCAATGAGCTGCTCGAGTTTTT
The DNA window shown above is from Acidobacterium capsulatum ATCC 51196 and carries:
- the nusB gene encoding transcription antitermination factor NusB, whose product is MTTTGKRRKSRELAMQMLFQADVGKQTPDDVRKTFWEAREEVEPDTRGFAEDLFRVAMNREEEIDTLIEQHSANWKLSRMAAVDRNVLRMAIAELLGFPGTPAPIIINEALEIARRYSAPESVNFLNGVLDAISRQRYETSKKK
- a CDS encoding enoyl-CoA hydratase-related protein, which encodes MPYETLLLEVQDSIATLTLNRPKVLNALNDQLFRELDAALDALAADDAVRVVILTGSGEKAFAAGADIQELASVSAEEGRQLAARGQRVMGKMERLGKPVIACINGFALGGGCELAMACTFRIAGETARLGQPEVKLGLIPGYGGSQRLPRLIGQGAALKLLLSGEMISAAEALRLGLVEEVVPAAELMPRARQLAALIAGMAPVALRHCLAAVHDGAELPLDRALALEASLFGLCCATADKAEGTAAFLEKRAPRWSGH
- the ribH gene encoding 6,7-dimethyl-8-ribityllumazine synthase, whose protein sequence is MIKGITVTRHLGSEAHFERLAGFFSALGFEPGKGWHDATSRGSAFLAPLGNLELIHPLTPAGRHDDIYIEVTSLDSVRQVAEAWLQANALADSAVQLSEVTETDWGARLFRVSPTADFSFTFWEFSDPHKGKPVALEGDLSAEGMRFAIVVARWNAVITDRLLQGSLDALYRSGAKRSDVEIVRVPGAWEIPSAARKLAESGKFHAIVTLGVLLRGETAHYEAIYNEVSRGIGQSQQETGIPHAFGVLTCETLEQALDRAGLKAGNKGFEAAAAAIEMVSIHRKITEKHA
- a CDS encoding FAD-binding and (Fe-S)-binding domain-containing protein, producing MNTSFPILQSMPSAPAFEAARELEARLRAVVRGGVRFDATARALYATDSSNYRQVPIGVVTPKDEEDVIAAVAACRSLGAPVLARGGGTSLAGQTCNTAVVFDFSQFMRNIRTLDPSRRRAVVEPGIVLDRVREAAEQHGLTFAPDPATHSRCTLGGMIGNNSCGTHALMGGKTVDNIRSLDVLLYDGTRLTVGQTTEDEYAAILARGGRAADLYRGLRQIRDRYQDEIRRRFPRIPRRVSGYNLDELLPENGFHVARALVGSEGTLVTVLRAELDLVHSPACRRLVVLGFSDAFVAADAVPAILEHHPIGLEGFDDTLLDGMRRKQLAEAERSMLPEGSAFLLVEFGADSDADADHKAEDFLHAAKQLPHAQGAAKFSGEDAAGIWRVRESALGATVFIPGKPHQWEGWEDAAVPPERLGEYLRKLFALMRHYDYHSPVYGHFGQGCVHMRMNFDFESEAGVRNYRAFIDQAADLVVAMGGSLSGEHGDGQARSSLLPKMFGAEIMQAFREFKQLWDPGNRMNPGKLISAEGEIYTPTDNLRVGPGYEAATPQTYFALERDHGSLGEATLRCVGVGACRKADHGTMCPSYMATQEEQHSTRGRAHLLWEMLQGDVLPKSWHNEGVKEALDLCLSCKACKSECPVSVDMATWKAEFLAHYYEHQPRELRQYLFGFMDRWAQLASVVPGISQRAANLPLKTPLVSGAIKRLTGVAAQRNLPQFAPRTFQQQWHRAQRPGQQLSNAVLLWPDTWNNYYHPQSLNSAAQVLEVAGYAAEVPRRHVCCGRPLYDFGFLDAAREYLRRILHQFSRSIDAGQPIIFLEPSCASVFRNELLEFFPRDDRAKKLSEQALLLSEFLSRYAASFQPASHAGERIVLHGHCHHKAVFSMEDELTWLRRTGAEVQLLDAGCCGMAGPFGFEREKYSVSQAIGERVLLPAVRAAGPADLLITDGFSCREQIAQNTARRAMHFAEAICPRKAD